One genomic region from Nostoc sphaeroides encodes:
- a CDS encoding RsmB/NOP family class I SAM-dependent RNA methyltransferase, translating into MEKPSNLLLKVSRRLFTNLDEQEKFIEALMNPQPFSPSILWCKQKPDISSLAVETPTYWQPEFIDRLSLGEKPGQHPLHQQGYFYCLDFSSVFAATTLLAIPVPVSLVFDMCAAPGGKSIFAWKALQPDLLISNEVIGKRLGMLISNLKRCDISPSAVVNRDSSIFAEMFPYSSNLVIVDAPCTGQSLLAKSEKAPGCFHPTAINKSANRQKRIIANSAKVVSPQGYLAYMTCTYSPEENEQVCEWFLERFPQFQAIEISHLAKYQSHLTKMPCYRMFPQDRLGAGAFTVLFQNTNDHENELKEVDLNTISSLYIYQNLKKSSRAISF; encoded by the coding sequence ATGGAAAAACCTTCTAATTTATTACTTAAAGTCTCGCGGCGTTTGTTCACTAATCTAGATGAACAAGAAAAATTTATTGAGGCTTTGATGAATCCTCAGCCTTTTTCACCCAGTATTCTTTGGTGTAAACAAAAGCCAGATATTTCGTCTTTGGCAGTGGAAACACCAACTTATTGGCAACCAGAATTTATAGACCGTTTATCTTTGGGAGAAAAACCCGGTCAGCATCCCTTGCATCAACAAGGATATTTCTATTGTTTAGATTTTTCTTCGGTGTTTGCAGCTACTACTTTGTTAGCTATTCCTGTGCCAGTAAGTTTAGTTTTTGATATGTGTGCTGCACCAGGAGGTAAAAGTATCTTTGCTTGGAAAGCTTTACAACCTGACTTACTCATCAGTAATGAAGTAATTGGTAAACGTCTGGGAATGCTAATTTCTAATTTGAAGCGTTGCGATATTAGCCCTAGTGCAGTAGTTAATAGAGATTCGAGTATATTTGCCGAAATGTTTCCCTACTCTAGCAATCTAGTAATAGTAGATGCTCCTTGTACTGGACAATCTTTACTTGCTAAAAGTGAAAAAGCTCCCGGATGTTTTCACCCGACTGCTATTAATAAAAGTGCAAATCGACAAAAGCGTATTATAGCTAACTCTGCTAAAGTTGTTTCACCACAAGGGTATCTTGCTTATATGACTTGTACATATTCACCCGAAGAAAATGAGCAAGTTTGTGAATGGTTTTTAGAACGCTTTCCCCAGTTTCAGGCGATAGAAATTAGTCATTTAGCCAAATATCAGTCACATTTAACTAAAATGCCTTGTTATCGGATGTTTCCTCAAGATAGGCTAGGTGCTGGTGCGTTTACAGTACTGTTTCAAAATACTAATGATCATGAAAATGAGCTTAAAGAAGTAGATTTAAATACAATATCTTCGCTGTATATCTATCAAAATCTTAAAAAGTCAAGCAGGGCTATTTCGTTCTAG